One window of Deltaproteobacteria bacterium genomic DNA carries:
- a CDS encoding zinc-binding dehydrogenase, producing the protein MALAMVQVGVERIEARELPLPAVGADDALLRIEACGICGSDVEQFQGVLKVPLPLVPGHEPLGRIAAIGERAARRWGVAEGDRVAVETMLPCGACARCRGGAYHLCPQRRIYSYVPLSVAPGLWGAYAEYLYLPPNAIVHKVDPTLPPELAVLFNPLGAGFRWAVELPRTRPGDTVLVLGPGQRGLASVIACREAGAGTILVTGLSRDAHKLALARELGADHTIDVEREDLVARVRELTGGRGADVVVEVTAFAVEPVRDAIDCCAPGGTVVLAGVKGMKAVPDFVSDKVVLKEITLRGAIGVTWSSYEQAIRLIESRRLPLERLQTHRFALRDAERALRTLAGEVPGEQAVHCCLLPDAGGDRR; encoded by the coding sequence ATGGCGCTGGCGATGGTGCAGGTGGGGGTGGAGCGGATCGAGGCGCGGGAGCTGCCGCTGCCGGCGGTGGGTGCCGACGATGCGCTGCTGCGGATCGAGGCGTGCGGCATCTGCGGAAGCGACGTCGAGCAGTTCCAGGGGGTCCTGAAGGTGCCGCTCCCGCTCGTGCCGGGGCACGAGCCGCTCGGGCGGATCGCGGCGATCGGGGAGCGCGCGGCGCGCCGCTGGGGCGTCGCCGAGGGCGACCGCGTCGCGGTCGAGACCATGCTCCCCTGCGGCGCCTGCGCCCGCTGTCGCGGCGGCGCCTACCACCTGTGCCCGCAGCGCCGGATCTACTCCTACGTGCCGCTCTCGGTCGCGCCCGGGCTGTGGGGCGCGTACGCCGAATACCTGTACCTGCCGCCGAACGCGATCGTGCACAAGGTGGACCCGACGCTGCCGCCCGAACTCGCGGTGCTCTTCAACCCGCTCGGCGCCGGCTTCCGCTGGGCGGTCGAGCTCCCGCGCACCCGGCCCGGCGACACCGTCCTCGTCCTGGGGCCCGGCCAGCGCGGCCTCGCGTCGGTGATCGCCTGCCGCGAGGCCGGCGCCGGGACGATCCTGGTGACCGGCCTCTCGCGCGACGCCCACAAGCTCGCGCTGGCCCGCGAGCTCGGCGCCGACCACACGATCGACGTCGAGCGCGAGGACCTGGTCGCACGCGTGCGCGAGCTCACCGGCGGGCGCGGCGCGGACGTGGTCGTCGAGGTGACGGCCTTCGCGGTCGAGCCGGTGCGCGACGCGATCGACTGCTGCGCGCCGGGCGGCACGGTGGTGCTGGCGGGTGTCAAGGGCATGAAGGCGGTACCCGACTTCGTCTCCGACAAGGTGGTGCTGAAGGAGATCACGCTGCGCGGGGCGATCGGGGTCACCTGGAGCTCCTACGAGCAGGCGATCCGGCTGATCGAGTCGCGCCGGCTCCCGCTCGAGCGCCTCCAGACCCACCGCTTCGCGCTGCGCGATGCCGAGCGCGCGCTGCGCACCCTCGCCGGCGAGGTGCCGGGCGAACAGGCCGTGCACTGTTGTCTCCTGCCGGACGCCGGAGGGGATCGGCGATGA
- a CDS encoding acetyl-CoA acetyltransferase — translation MNEGRDRDPVLVGAAQWSERRDDPAAAAGPVEILAAVARRAADDAGAGKALLEALDTVAVPSVTAWRMRDAAGLLVEALGIAPARRVATPIGGNTPTMLVNRFAREIAGGRCEAVLVAGCDVFFSVLQARRRGVRLAWPTGGDGRSEAAGDDASPVLEVEQRHGMVAPSSVYPLFENAWRARRGWSLDEHRRRLGALLAPMTEVAAANPHAWFPVRRSAGEIATPATANRMVAFPYTKYMNAVLEVDQGAALILCSRARARALGVPEERLVHWWGGGDAKEEPWPVALRPDLSRSPGVARVGAAALAEAGLTIGEVEHLDLYSCFPSAVQLARDALGIADDDPRPVTLTGGLPYAGGPGNAYTLHALARAAGRLRAAPGTHALVTGVGWYLSKHSAVVLGAAPRPDAAPAIGSIAVAPSTSLPVELAEEAAEGSVETYTVLFDREGAPVRGIVLARLADGRRAVANTPPDRTLLEALAARDPIGTPGRLRPGQPLQLFEPD, via the coding sequence TTGAACGAGGGGCGGGATCGCGATCCGGTCCTCGTCGGCGCCGCGCAGTGGAGCGAGCGGCGCGACGACCCGGCCGCGGCGGCCGGCCCCGTCGAGATCCTGGCCGCGGTGGCACGGCGCGCCGCCGACGACGCCGGCGCCGGCAAGGCCCTGCTCGAGGCGCTCGACACCGTGGCCGTCCCGAGCGTCACGGCCTGGCGCATGCGGGACGCCGCGGGCCTGCTGGTCGAGGCGCTCGGAATCGCCCCGGCGCGCCGCGTCGCCACCCCGATCGGCGGCAACACGCCCACGATGCTCGTGAACCGCTTCGCGCGCGAGATCGCCGGCGGGCGCTGCGAGGCCGTGCTGGTGGCGGGCTGCGACGTGTTCTTCTCCGTGCTGCAGGCGCGCAGGCGCGGGGTCCGGCTCGCCTGGCCGACCGGCGGGGACGGGCGCTCCGAGGCGGCCGGCGACGACGCCTCGCCGGTGCTCGAGGTCGAGCAGCGACACGGCATGGTGGCGCCGTCGAGCGTCTATCCCCTCTTCGAGAACGCCTGGCGGGCGCGCCGCGGCTGGAGCCTCGACGAGCACCGCCGGCGGCTCGGCGCGCTGCTCGCGCCGATGACCGAGGTGGCGGCCGCGAATCCCCATGCCTGGTTCCCGGTGCGGCGCAGCGCCGGCGAGATCGCGACGCCTGCGACCGCGAACCGGATGGTGGCCTTCCCGTACACGAAGTACATGAACGCGGTGCTCGAGGTGGACCAGGGAGCCGCGCTGATCCTGTGCTCGCGCGCGCGGGCGCGTGCGCTCGGGGTGCCAGAGGAGCGGCTCGTCCACTGGTGGGGAGGTGGCGACGCGAAGGAGGAGCCGTGGCCCGTCGCCCTGCGTCCCGACCTCTCGCGCTCGCCCGGGGTGGCGCGCGTCGGCGCTGCCGCGCTCGCCGAGGCGGGCCTCACGATCGGCGAGGTCGAGCACCTCGACCTCTACTCGTGCTTCCCGAGCGCCGTGCAGCTCGCGCGCGACGCCCTCGGCATCGCCGACGACGATCCGCGCCCCGTGACGCTGACGGGCGGGCTCCCCTACGCAGGCGGGCCGGGCAACGCCTACACGCTGCACGCCCTCGCGCGCGCCGCCGGGCGGCTGCGCGCGGCGCCCGGCACGCACGCTCTCGTCACCGGCGTCGGCTGGTACCTCTCGAAGCACTCGGCGGTCGTCCTCGGCGCGGCGCCGCGGCCGGACGCCGCGCCCGCGATCGGCTCGATCGCCGTCGCGCCCTCGACCTCGCTGCCGGTCGAGCTCGCGGAGGAGGCGGCCGAGGGCAGCGTCGAGACCTACACGGTCCTCTTCGACCGCGAGGGTGCGCCCGTGCGCGGGATCGTCCTGGCCAGGCTCGCCGACGGCCGCCGCGCAGTCGCCAACACCCCGCCGGACCGTACCCTGCTCGAGGCGCTGGCAGCCCGCGACCCGATCGGAACCCCGGGGCGCCTCCGCCCCGGCCAGCCCCTCCAGCTCTTCGAGCCGGATTGA
- a CDS encoding CoA pyrophosphatase codes for MDLEPGGFGEALRATAAARLRAFERVPAALDGRRAAAVALTLVPDAEGRPCWVLTRRANRLARHAGQWALPGGRVDPGESAQGAALRELAEEVGLDLPDSAVLGLLDDYPTRSGYVITPVVVWGGDEPELRADPREVAEVHRIPLAALLRPEVPRLRRIPESDRPVLSIPLPVADVHAPTAAIVYQLREVVIRGEPTRVAHFEQPVFAWR; via the coding sequence ATGGACCTCGAACCCGGCGGCTTCGGCGAGGCGCTGCGCGCGACGGCGGCCGCGCGCCTGCGCGCCTTCGAACGCGTGCCCGCCGCCCTCGACGGGCGGCGCGCCGCGGCCGTCGCGCTGACGCTGGTGCCGGACGCGGAGGGGCGGCCCTGCTGGGTGCTGACCCGGCGCGCGAACCGTCTCGCGCGCCACGCGGGGCAGTGGGCGCTGCCGGGCGGGCGCGTCGACCCGGGCGAGAGCGCGCAGGGTGCGGCGCTGCGCGAGCTCGCCGAGGAGGTGGGCCTCGACCTCCCGGACTCCGCCGTCCTGGGCCTCCTCGACGACTACCCGACCCGCTCCGGCTACGTGATCACGCCGGTCGTCGTCTGGGGCGGCGACGAGCCGGAGCTGCGCGCCGATCCGCGCGAGGTTGCCGAGGTGCACCGCATCCCGCTCGCCGCGCTCCTGCGGCCCGAGGTGCCGCGCCTGCGCCGCATCCCGGAGAGCGACCGGCCGGTGCTCTCGATCCCGCTCCCGGTCGCCGACGTCCACGCGCCGACGGCGGCGATCGTCTACCAGCTCCGCGAGGTGGTGATCCGCGGCGAGCCGACCCGCGTCGCCCACTTCGAACAGCCGGTGTTCGCGTGGCGTTGA
- a CDS encoding alpha/beta hydrolase — MQGSQPARSRTAATSGPVARRLELPGRGVTIALLDWQDEAAAADAPLVLMHHANGFCAGTLALVAQALTPAFRVIGMDARGHGGSSRPVGAGAYGWDEFALDALAVAEALAPAHGGRIAVGLGHSFGGTAMLGAAARRPALFERLVLVDPVLPTPEWASADPERGQRGARLVEGARRRRSVWASRAEARAHFAGRSLFRRWQPAALDAYVEHGLRERADGQVELACPGAVEATIFAAAALGLDVVDLARRAAPVPATVLWARHGDFPRAVFERVFAAMPGARLVDAEAGHLIPMERPELVVREVAAAASARAERSSPCAP; from the coding sequence ATGCAGGGCAGCCAACCCGCGCGCAGCCGCACCGCCGCGACGAGCGGCCCCGTGGCGCGCCGGCTCGAGCTGCCCGGGCGGGGCGTCACCATCGCGCTCCTCGACTGGCAGGACGAGGCCGCCGCCGCGGACGCGCCGCTCGTCCTGATGCACCACGCGAACGGCTTCTGCGCGGGAACCCTCGCCCTCGTGGCGCAGGCCCTCACGCCCGCCTTTCGCGTGATCGGGATGGACGCGCGCGGCCACGGCGGCTCGAGCCGGCCCGTAGGCGCCGGCGCCTACGGCTGGGACGAGTTCGCCCTCGACGCGCTGGCCGTCGCCGAGGCGCTCGCACCCGCCCACGGCGGGCGCATCGCGGTCGGGCTCGGGCACTCCTTCGGCGGCACCGCGATGCTCGGCGCCGCCGCGCGCCGCCCCGCGCTCTTCGAGCGGCTCGTGCTGGTCGACCCGGTGCTCCCCACGCCCGAGTGGGCCAGCGCCGACCCCGAACGCGGCCAGCGCGGTGCGCGCCTCGTGGAAGGTGCCCGTCGACGCCGATCGGTGTGGGCGAGCCGCGCCGAGGCACGCGCCCACTTCGCGGGCCGCTCGCTCTTCCGCCGCTGGCAGCCGGCCGCCCTCGACGCCTACGTCGAGCACGGGCTTCGCGAGCGCGCGGACGGGCAGGTCGAGCTCGCCTGTCCGGGCGCGGTCGAGGCCACGATCTTCGCCGCCGCCGCCCTGGGCCTCGACGTCGTCGACCTCGCGCGGCGCGCCGCGCCCGTGCCCGCGACCGTGCTCTGGGCGCGCCACGGCGACTTCCCGCGCGCCGTCTTCGAGCGCGTCTTCGCCGCCATGCCCGGCGCCCGCCTCGTGGACGCCGAGGCCGGCCACCTGATCCCGATGGAACGGCCGGAGCTGGTGGTGCGCGAGGTCGCCGCCGCCGCTTCCGCCCGCGCCGAGAGGAGCTCCCCGTGCGCACCATGA
- a CDS encoding M14 family metallopeptidase — translation MTAALRTRSPTLLLLAALAVGCAGLAAAGDPSPMEIAAPAQAPAALEAGAVLPPAAGPEVAAAAAPAGPPAAPASAGITWGPLDFLGEAIPPGEARRLRFESLDDFTAGVVALRGVAPGPTVCVTAGVHGDELNGIAIARRLGEETDPRALAGTLVVVPVVNAYGFRTGSRYLPDRRDLNRSFPGRPEGSAAARIAHQFFEQVVRGCDELVDLHTGSLNRANVPQIRTDLAQVDNLRLAWGFATEHVVHSVPQPGTLRRAADDAGIAAVLYEAGEPGRIDRAQVEQGVAAIQSVLGSLGMLQGAAAPEVTQRLYGRAQWVRADASGIYVPLVALGAEVQPGQVLAEVSDPFSSRRDAIVAPVTGRVIGMALGQVVMPGFALFHIGIEDAPMPIAEPREPGVPPANGDGAAGSDPVRRHELAEERPE, via the coding sequence GTGACGGCGGCGCTGCGCACCCGGAGCCCGACCCTGTTGCTGCTGGCGGCTCTGGCTGTGGGCTGTGCGGGGCTCGCCGCGGCCGGGGACCCGAGCCCGATGGAGATCGCCGCGCCGGCGCAGGCGCCGGCTGCGCTCGAGGCGGGAGCGGTCCTGCCGCCGGCCGCCGGGCCGGAGGTCGCGGCGGCCGCGGCGCCCGCGGGCCCACCCGCCGCTCCCGCATCCGCGGGCATCACGTGGGGCCCGCTCGACTTCCTCGGGGAGGCGATCCCCCCCGGCGAAGCACGGCGCCTGCGCTTCGAGAGCCTCGACGACTTCACGGCCGGCGTGGTCGCCCTGCGCGGCGTGGCCCCGGGGCCCACCGTGTGCGTGACCGCCGGCGTTCACGGCGACGAGCTCAACGGCATCGCAATCGCGCGCCGGCTCGGCGAGGAGACCGATCCGCGCGCGCTCGCCGGCACGCTCGTCGTGGTGCCGGTCGTGAACGCCTACGGCTTCCGCACCGGCTCGCGCTACCTGCCCGACCGCCGCGACCTCAACCGCTCCTTCCCCGGCCGGCCCGAGGGCAGCGCCGCCGCCCGCATCGCCCACCAGTTCTTCGAGCAGGTGGTGCGCGGCTGCGACGAGCTGGTCGATCTCCACACGGGCTCGCTGAACCGCGCCAACGTCCCCCAGATCCGCACCGACCTCGCCCAGGTGGACAACCTGCGGCTCGCCTGGGGGTTCGCGACCGAGCACGTGGTCCACAGCGTCCCCCAGCCCGGCACCCTGCGGCGCGCCGCCGACGACGCCGGCATCGCTGCCGTCCTCTACGAGGCCGGCGAGCCGGGCCGCATCGACCGGGCGCAGGTCGAGCAGGGCGTCGCGGCGATCCAGAGCGTGCTCGGCTCGCTCGGCATGCTCCAGGGAGCCGCCGCGCCGGAGGTCACCCAGCGCCTCTACGGACGCGCCCAATGGGTGCGCGCGGACGCTTCGGGGATCTACGTCCCGCTCGTCGCGCTCGGCGCCGAGGTGCAGCCGGGGCAGGTCCTCGCCGAGGTGAGCGATCCGTTCTCGAGCCGGCGCGACGCGATCGTCGCCCCCGTGACCGGGCGCGTGATCGGCATGGCGCTCGGGCAGGTCGTGATGCCGGGCTTCGCGCTCTTCCACATCGGCATCGAGGACGCGCCGATGCCGATCGCAGAACCGCGCGAGCCGGGCGTGCCGCCCGCGAACGGGGACGGCGCGGCCGGGAGCGACCCCGTCCGGCGACACGAGCTGGCGGAGGAGCGGCCCGAATAG
- a CDS encoding cytochrome P450, whose protein sequence is MTGPAELGHETSRAPSDAPAWHGFDLSTMRGTPLYDDPHPALHRLRAEAPVHETPIGSWRLARYDDCVRLLRGTRCGVRRRDGTLPRRDDAEGPAEFMLQQDPPNHTRLRKLVSKAFTPRAVESWRPRVRAIVEQQLAPALAAGEMDVVATLALPVPATLICELLGVPVSDRDRFTVWTADATHGLAGDLAPPEVRERASQAALALAGYFTALIEERRKRLTDDLLSVLIRAEEEGDRLSPSELIVQSIGLLIAGFETTIGLIGNGAAAFARHPAERERVRANPGLVPNAVEECLRYDGPIGLTVRVLHEDAAFGGRRIPADTEVLALLWGANRDPAVFPDPDRFDVTRPNAREHLAFGGGTHLCLGAHLARMEAQEALGALVTRAPGLTLASERMEWGPSLFRVPARLPVHLR, encoded by the coding sequence ATGACGGGTCCCGCCGAGCTCGGGCACGAAACCTCCCGGGCTCCTTCCGACGCACCGGCCTGGCACGGATTCGACCTGAGCACGATGCGCGGGACGCCGCTCTACGACGATCCGCACCCGGCGCTCCACCGCCTGCGCGCCGAGGCTCCCGTCCACGAGACCCCCATCGGATCGTGGCGGCTCGCCCGCTACGACGACTGCGTGCGCCTGCTGCGGGGGACGCGCTGCGGGGTGCGCCGGCGCGACGGCACGCTGCCGCGCCGCGACGATGCCGAGGGGCCGGCGGAGTTCATGCTCCAGCAGGACCCGCCCAACCACACGCGCCTGCGCAAGCTCGTCTCGAAGGCCTTCACGCCGCGCGCGGTCGAGAGCTGGCGGCCACGGGTGCGCGCGATCGTGGAGCAGCAGCTTGCCCCGGCGCTCGCGGCGGGCGAGATGGACGTGGTCGCGACCCTCGCGCTGCCGGTGCCGGCGACGCTCATCTGCGAGCTGCTCGGCGTGCCGGTGTCGGATCGCGACCGCTTCACCGTCTGGACCGCCGACGCGACCCATGGCCTCGCCGGCGATCTGGCGCCGCCGGAGGTGCGGGAGCGAGCGAGCCAGGCCGCGCTGGCCCTCGCCGGCTACTTCACGGCCCTGATCGAGGAGCGCCGCAAGCGCCTGACCGACGATCTGCTCTCGGTCCTGATCCGCGCCGAGGAGGAAGGCGACCGGCTCAGCCCGAGCGAGCTGATCGTGCAGTCGATCGGGCTCCTGATCGCCGGCTTCGAGACCACGATCGGCCTGATCGGCAACGGCGCGGCGGCCTTCGCGCGCCACCCGGCCGAGCGCGAGCGGGTGCGCGCGAACCCAGGCCTCGTGCCGAACGCCGTCGAGGAGTGCCTGCGCTACGACGGCCCGATCGGGCTCACCGTGCGCGTGCTGCACGAGGACGCCGCCTTCGGCGGCCGCCGCATTCCCGCCGACACCGAGGTGCTCGCCCTCCTGTGGGGCGCCAACCGCGACCCCGCCGTGTTCCCGGACCCCGACCGCTTCGACGTGACGCGCCCGAACGCCCGCGAGCACCTGGCCTTCGGCGGTGGCACCCACCTGTGCCTCGGCGCGCACCTGGCCCGCATGGAGGCCCAGGAGGCGCTCGGCGCGCTCGTCACGCGGGCGCCCGGGCTCACGCTCGCGAGCGAGCGCATGGAGTGGGGACCGTCCCTCTTCCGCGTCCCCGCGCGCCTCCCCGTCCATCTGCGATGA
- a CDS encoding rhodanese-like domain-containing protein, with translation MARSLADFVREALAHVEEVRPEEVQRLLALPDRGGIELLDVREPDEYAAGHLPGARSYPRGFLEVRADLEHYKRDPWLADRSRRLVLYCGGGHRSALAAHTLQQMGFTDVRSLAEGWTGWTARNLPIER, from the coding sequence ATGGCGCGCTCGCTAGCCGACTTCGTGCGCGAGGCGCTCGCCCACGTCGAGGAGGTGCGGCCCGAGGAGGTGCAGCGCCTGCTCGCGCTGCCCGACCGTGGCGGCATCGAGCTCCTCGACGTGCGCGAGCCCGACGAGTACGCCGCCGGCCACCTGCCCGGCGCGCGCTCCTACCCGCGCGGCTTCCTCGAGGTGCGCGCCGACCTCGAGCACTACAAGCGCGACCCCTGGCTCGCCGACCGCTCGCGCAGGCTCGTCCTCTACTGCGGCGGCGGCCACCGCAGCGCGCTGGCGGCGCACACGCTCCAGCAGATGGGCTTCACCGACGTCCGCTCGCTCGCCGAAGGCTGGACCGGCTGGACCGCCCGCAACCTCCCGATCGAGAGGTAA
- a CDS encoding cupin domain-containing protein — protein MEHPSAIRPEEHASFRPDRMGKATLFGSERLLVGLNCFEPGQEHALHAHAGMDKLYVVVSGAGEFLLEGRCVPMSAGQILVAPEGIPHGIRNSGGERLIVLAVLAPGPP, from the coding sequence GTGGAGCATCCGAGCGCGATCCGGCCCGAGGAGCACGCGAGCTTCCGGCCCGACAGGATGGGCAAGGCCACCCTGTTCGGCTCCGAGCGCCTGCTGGTCGGCCTCAACTGCTTCGAGCCCGGCCAGGAGCACGCACTCCACGCCCACGCCGGAATGGACAAGCTCTACGTGGTGGTCTCGGGCGCCGGGGAGTTCCTGCTCGAGGGTCGGTGCGTTCCCATGAGCGCCGGTCAGATCCTGGTAGCGCCGGAGGGGATTCCCCACGGCATCCGGAACTCAGGGGGCGAGAGGCTGATCGTACTCGCCGTCCTCGCCCCCGGCCCCCCCTAG